Proteins encoded in a region of the Oscillospiraceae bacterium genome:
- a CDS encoding ammonium transporter: MNTQVILDTLWVIITGALVFFMNLGFAAVESGLARQKNAVNILSKNFIVFAVSSLGFLILGWGLMFGDGNGFIGLKGLFMVGGADNSPAVGDAYQGVYSSIAWTGIPLWAKFFFQLVFCGTAATIVSGAVAERIKYISFIVFSLFLTMFVYPIVGHWIWGGGFLAKLGMLDFAGGSVVHSVGGWAALAGVILLGPRIGKYGKGGKVNAIPGHNMSLATIGAFVLWLGWFGFNPGSTMAAEPMSISHIVVTTNTAGIIAVLTATAASWIIIGKPDLGMSINGLLAGLVAITPCCAYVSVTSSIIIGAVAGIIVVLSVLFFDRMKLDDPVGALSVHLVHGVLGTLFVGLFSEAGVGLATQNGLFFGGGFDLLGKQALGVLSVGAFVFAASVGIWLLIKVTMGIRVTAQEEIEGLDVGEHGNHAYPDFVTIEYNETAGSFKGIKTTVTGTVPVEQALPVQVKKNEGKISSGVKFTKVEIITKQSKFEQLKEAMDQIGITGMTVSNVLGYGAQGGHLEFYRGAKIETHLLPKVKVEIVISKVPVRTVIETAKKVLYTGNIGDGKIFVYDVENIVKVRTGEEGYDALQDVE, translated from the coding sequence ATGAACACTCAGGTTATACTCGATACCTTATGGGTTATTATCACCGGCGCCTTGGTCTTTTTTATGAACCTCGGCTTTGCCGCGGTTGAAAGCGGTCTTGCACGTCAAAAAAACGCAGTGAATATTCTATCCAAAAACTTTATCGTGTTCGCGGTCTCGTCACTCGGCTTTTTAATTTTAGGCTGGGGGTTGATGTTCGGGGACGGCAACGGCTTCATCGGTCTAAAAGGTCTGTTTATGGTGGGCGGAGCGGATAACTCACCTGCTGTCGGGGATGCTTATCAAGGCGTATATTCCTCGATCGCCTGGACCGGAATTCCGCTTTGGGCAAAGTTTTTCTTCCAGCTGGTATTTTGCGGGACAGCCGCGACCATTGTTTCGGGTGCTGTGGCAGAGCGTATCAAGTACATCTCGTTTATCGTTTTTTCTCTGTTCCTGACCATGTTCGTCTATCCTATCGTGGGTCACTGGATTTGGGGCGGCGGATTTTTAGCCAAGCTCGGAATGCTCGACTTTGCGGGCGGCTCGGTGGTGCACTCGGTCGGCGGATGGGCGGCGCTTGCGGGTGTGATACTTTTGGGACCGCGTATCGGAAAATACGGCAAAGGCGGAAAAGTCAATGCGATTCCGGGGCACAACATGAGTTTAGCCACTATCGGTGCGTTTGTTCTGTGGCTCGGATGGTTTGGGTTTAACCCCGGTTCCACAATGGCGGCGGAACCCATGTCGATTTCGCACATCGTTGTGACCACGAATACCGCCGGAATCATCGCTGTTTTAACGGCAACAGCGGCTTCGTGGATTATCATCGGCAAACCCGATCTGGGGATGTCGATCAACGGGCTGCTGGCGGGTCTTGTCGCAATTACCCCTTGCTGCGCGTATGTCAGCGTCACCAGTTCAATTATCATCGGTGCTGTCGCAGGAATTATAGTGGTGCTTTCGGTTTTGTTCTTCGATCGTATGAAGCTCGACGACCCGGTCGGAGCACTCTCGGTGCACTTGGTGCACGGTGTGCTCGGTACCCTGTTTGTCGGTTTGTTCTCCGAAGCGGGCGTAGGCCTTGCCACACAGAACGGTTTGTTTTTCGGGGGCGGTTTTGATCTGCTCGGTAAACAGGCCTTGGGTGTACTTTCGGTCGGCGCATTTGTTTTTGCTGCATCGGTCGGTATCTGGCTGTTGATCAAAGTGACGATGGGAATACGCGTGACAGCGCAGGAGGAGATCGAAGGTCTTGATGTCGGCGAACACGGCAATCACGCTTATCCCGACTTTGTCACCATCGAATATAACGAAACGGCTGGATCGTTTAAAGGAATAAAAACAACTGTCACGGGCACGGTTCCCGTCGAGCAAGCTCTTCCTGTTCAGGTTAAGAAGAATGAAGGAAAAATCTCGAGCGGCGTAAAATTCACTAAGGTTGAGATTATTACCAAGCAGAGCAAATTCGAACAGCTTAAAGAGGCAATGGATCAGATCGGCATCACCGGCATGACGGTGTCGAATGTTCTTGGGTACGGCGCACAGGGAGGGCATCTGGAATTTTATCGCGGCGCTAAAATTGAAACGCATCTGTTGCCCAAAGTCAAAGTCGAAATCGTCATCAGTAAAGTGCCCGTCCGCACAGTAATCGAAACCGCCAAGAAGGTCCTTTATACCGGCAATATCGGCGACGGAAAGATCTTTGTTTATGACGTTGAAAACATCGTCAAAGTACGCACCGGAGAAGAAGGCTACGATGCTTTGCAAGATGTAGAATAA
- a CDS encoding ABC transporter ATP-binding protein has protein sequence MARNKYDIDESLDSPFDFKHFIRAGVYVKKYKSKLILAFTVSLISSIAGLFTISLSGAVIDKAIPNKDTGMILTYGCILMGCILLSIVLAVVRMRLIAIAGQNIIFDIRNDLYKHMQTLSFSFFDSRPHGKILVRVINYVNSIVDILTNGVVNFILEMFNIIIILGFMFLKDVRLSLYSLAGVPFFLLIAFLLRPKQVKVWRRFSNKSSNLTAFLAENINGMKVTQIFAREEYNRDICKRLSLNTKSAWLRAVMTGEIMNFSVDTVANAVTCLIYVAGVLLLSPTATVGTIVVMTGYAGRFWGPIISLAVILNSFMTAVAYLERIFQMMDEKAEIIDAPDAEALPPIRGEIEFKDVHFEYEKGTEILHGISFKVNPGESVALVGPTGSGKSTIVNLISRFYDIQSGQILIDGHDVSKVTMNSLRSQMGIMMQDSFAFTGTIASNIRYGKLDATDEQVKNAAKTVSAHSFITQQPKGYETEIAERASGLSQGQKQLIAFARTIISDPKILILDEATSSIDTKTERELQRGISAVLKGRTSFLIAHRLSTIRDCDKIMYIDSGKIIESGNHEELMAKRGAYYKLVTAGHETVVS, from the coding sequence ATGGCGCGAAATAAATATGACATCGACGAGTCGCTGGATTCCCCGTTTGATTTTAAACATTTCATCCGTGCGGGCGTCTACGTTAAAAAATATAAGTCGAAATTGATTTTGGCATTCACCGTGAGTTTGATCAGCAGCATCGCCGGTTTGTTTACGATTTCGCTCTCCGGTGCGGTCATTGACAAGGCGATCCCGAACAAGGACACCGGAATGATCCTGACCTACGGCTGCATTTTGATGGGGTGTATTCTGCTTTCGATTGTGCTGGCCGTTGTCCGAATGCGTTTAATCGCTATCGCCGGACAGAACATTATCTTTGACATCCGAAATGACCTTTACAAGCACATGCAGACGCTGTCGTTTTCTTTCTTCGACAGCCGCCCGCACGGTAAAATTCTGGTACGGGTCATTAACTATGTCAACTCCATTGTCGACATTCTGACCAACGGCGTCGTCAACTTCATCCTCGAGATGTTCAATATTATCATCATTCTGGGGTTCATGTTCCTAAAGGACGTCAGATTGTCGTTGTATTCGCTGGCGGGCGTGCCTTTCTTTCTGTTGATCGCGTTTTTGCTGCGGCCCAAACAGGTCAAAGTCTGGCGCAGATTCTCCAACAAGAGCAGCAATCTGACCGCGTTTTTAGCCGAGAACATCAACGGGATGAAAGTCACGCAGATCTTTGCGCGCGAGGAATATAACCGCGACATCTGCAAACGGCTTTCGCTGAACACAAAGAGCGCTTGGCTAAGGGCGGTCATGACCGGCGAAATCATGAACTTCTCGGTCGACACGGTCGCGAACGCGGTGACTTGCCTGATTTATGTTGCGGGCGTGCTGCTGCTCTCTCCGACCGCCACGGTCGGTACGATTGTGGTAATGACGGGCTACGCCGGGAGGTTCTGGGGCCCGATAATCTCTTTGGCGGTCATCCTGAACAGCTTTATGACGGCGGTGGCATACCTTGAAAGAATCTTTCAGATGATGGATGAGAAAGCCGAGATTATCGACGCGCCCGATGCCGAAGCGCTGCCCCCGATTCGAGGTGAAATCGAGTTCAAAGATGTGCATTTCGAATACGAAAAAGGCACCGAAATATTGCACGGAATCAGTTTTAAAGTCAACCCGGGCGAGAGCGTGGCGCTGGTCGGCCCGACCGGGAGCGGAAAATCGACCATCGTCAATTTGATCTCACGATTTTACGATATTCAATCAGGGCAAATACTCATCGACGGACATGACGTCAGCAAGGTCACGATGAATTCGCTGCGCAGCCAGATGGGTATCATGATGCAGGACAGTTTCGCTTTCACCGGCACGATCGCGAGCAACATCCGGTACGGAAAGCTCGATGCGACCGACGAACAGGTGAAAAATGCCGCGAAAACCGTTTCCGCGCATAGTTTTATCACACAGCAGCCCAAGGGTTATGAAACCGAGATCGCCGAGAGAGCTTCCGGATTGTCACAGGGGCAAAAACAATTGATCGCTTTTGCGAGAACCATCATCAGCGATCCGAAGATTTTAATTCTGGATGAAGCGACAAGCTCGATTGATACCAAGACCGAACGGGAACTGCAAAGAGGTATTTCAGCGGTGCTCAAAGGCAGGACCAGTTTTCTGATCGCGCACCGGCTTTCGACGATCCGCGACTGCGACAAGATCATGTATATCGACAGCGGAAAGATCATTGAAAGCGGAAACCATGAGGAACTGATGGCAAAACGGGGGGCTTATTACAAATTGGTCACCGCCGGTCATGAGACGGTTGTTTCTTAA